A genomic region of Castor canadensis chromosome 16, mCasCan1.hap1v2, whole genome shotgun sequence contains the following coding sequences:
- the LOC109677854 gene encoding sperm motility kinase 2B-like isoform X1 gives MPGSFYSERYEWLTAQRSLSARSPDEILKAQYWLLRTIGEGYFGHVKLAYHRLTRTQVAVKLQQKWEKSSYLASEISILKTLDHPNIIRLFQVIETVDHVYLVMEYVSGGQLRQHIKDAQRLCEEKARGIFKQILCAVKYCHDRGIVHRDLKADNILLDTEGNVKVIDFGLGTRYSIGEELTDWCGAFTHRAPEVFLRLPYDGRKVDVWSLGVVLYCMVTGALPFRGETVMQVRRAVLKLRYDIPRYLSMGLRNVIVQMLTKNPSERPTVDHIVGHPWLRQGEEGSPSPAVERLPKHPDPAIVVAMRDLGYNPDDIRQSLLQRQFDEAMATYLMLRDQMCQEVTFRARIKPQVRPEIVPTPSPADPSTFAPPPRRRASAPGLLQTFTLSSDDKTGHRGRGTASLPNVPLCILPRNVSTTSIVPQPGPAAAPPPGEVESGMSSKGMSSDEHAFTSGQPHDVATVPSSGNIQGWKRVRRRIVNSVLRLCCCVRGQK, from the coding sequence ATGCCAGGATCATTCTATAGTGAGAGGTATGAGTGGCTGACAGCACAGCGCTCTCTCAGTGCCAGGTCCCCTGATGAGATCCTCAAGGCTCAGTATTGGCTCCTGAGGACCATAGGCGAAGGTTACTTTGGCCATGTGAAACTTGCCTACCACCGCCTCACGAGAACCCAGGTTGCAGTAAAACTACAGCAGAAGTGGGAGAAAAGCTCCTACCTTGCGAGTGAAATCTCTATACTGAAGACACTGGACCACCCTAACATCATCAGACTGTTTCAGGTGATCGAAACAGTGGACCATGTCTACCTGGTCATGGAGTACGTGAGCGGAGGGCAGCTCCGACAGCATATCAAGGACGCCCAGCGCCTGTGTGAGGAGAAGGCCCGTGGCATTTTCAAGCAGATCCTGTGTGCAGTCAAATACTGTCACGACAGAGGCATTGTGCACAGAGACCTGAAAGCTGACAACATCCTGCTTGATACTGAAGGCAACGTGAAAGTCATCGACTTTGGCCTTGGCACCAGGTACTCCATTGGAGAGGAGCTCACAGATTGGTGTGGTGCCTTTACACACCGGGCACCTGAAGTATTCCTGCGCCTACCCTATGATGGCCGAAAGGTGGACGTCTGGAGCCTGGGCGTCGTCCTCTACTGTATGGTGACGGGAGCCTTGCCCTTTAGAGGGGAGACTGTTATGCAGGTGCGGCGGGCAGTCCTGAAATTAAGGTATGACATACCCAGATACCTTTCTATGGGCTTGAGAAATGTCATAGTTCAGATGCTCACGAAAAACCCTAGTGAGAGGCCCACTGTAGACCACATCGTGGGGCACCCTTGGCTAAGGCAAGGGGAGGAAGGGTCACCTAGTCCAGCTGTGGAGCGTCTGCCCAAACACCCGGACCCTGCAATCGTGGTGGCCATGCGTGACCTGGGTTACAACCCAGATGACATTCGCCAGTCTCTACTGCAGAGACAATTTGATGAGGCGATGGCCACCTACCTCATGTTGAGAGATCAAATGTGCCAGGAGGTTACATTCAGAGCCCGAATTAAGCCCCAGGTGCGCCCAGAGATTGTGCCCACCCCGTCCCCTGCAGACCCTTCCACCTTTGCTCCCCCCCCAAGGAGGAGAGCCAGTGCACCTGGCCTTCTTCAGACCTTCACGTTGTCCTCCGATGACAAGACAGGGCACAGGGGCAGAGGAACAGCCAGCCTGCCTAATGTTCCCCTCTGCATCCTGCCAAGGAATGTCTCTACCACAAGCATCGTCCCCCAGCCTGGTCCTGCGGCTGCTCCGCCCCCTGGGGAGGTAGAGAGTGGCATGTCCTCTAAGGGAATGTCCTCAGATGAACACGCCTTCACCAGCGGGCAGCCCCACGATGTGGCCACAGTGCCTTCCAGCGGGAATATTCAAGGCTGGAAGAGGGTGAGGAGGAGGATTGTGAACTCTGTTTTAAGACTGTGTTGTTGTGTGCGGGGCCAAAAGTGA